The DNA window CCCCAGCGGGGACGGGGCCTACGGCGCTGTTAGACCCTCACTCGCGGCGTACGACGACCTTGCCGCCGCGCAGCGCGACCGACGTCGGCATCGACGACGGTGACGACACGGACGGCGCGGTCCCCCGGGCGGGGACCCCGGTGCCCAACAGCAGCGAGGACGTGTTGAAGTTGGTGCCGCCGGCGGTCAGCGTGGTGTTGAACGAGCCCACGGACTGCGGCTTGAAGGACAGTGTCATCGTGCACCAGCGGTGGGGCTGGATGGTCGAGATGATCAGCACGCAGGTGAAGTCCTGGTTGAGCTCGAGCGGGAACGGCGGTCCGCTGCTCGCCGAGTTCATGTCCTCTCCGTTGTCCGTGGTGTTGACGACGCGGAAGGTGAAGTACGCCGCGCCGCCCACGGGGACCGCGCCGTAGTCGTAGGTCGCCGGGTAGAGGGTGACGCCCGCGGGCGCCCCGAGCCCGACGAGGGAGGCGGTGGCACCGGGGGCTCCGTTGACCGTGAGGGTCGCCGACCTGTCTCCGAGCGCGACCGGAGCGAACTCGAGGGTCACCGTGCAGCTGGCGCCGCCGGCGAGGGTGGTGGGGCAGTCGGTGCTGTCGACGGCGAACACGGCCGCGTCGGGCCCGGTGATCGCGAGGCCCACGGTCGAGGAGTCCTGGGTGCCGGTGTTGGTGACGGTCACCTGCTGGGTGCCGGTGTCGCCGGGGGTGTAGGCCCCGAAGTCCACGGTCGAGGTGCTGAGGGAGAACGTGGCCGGGGTCAGGCCGGTGCCGGTGAGCTCGACCTGGGCCTGGGCGCCCTGCGCGAAGTAGTCGATGGAGCCGGTGGCGGGCCCGGAGCTGGAGGGGGCGAAGCGCGCGGTGAAGGTGCACGTGTCGCCGGCGGGGATGGTGACGGTGAAGCAGCTGTCGTCGATCGTGAACGGTCCGGTGGTGCCCTCCCCGTCGACCTGGACCGCGGTGAGGCGGTGGTTGGTGAGGGTGAAGGACTGGGGGTCGCTGGTGTCGCCGACCGGGATGCCGCCGAAGTTGTAGGTGGTGGGGGCGATGGTCAGGGCCAGGGGGCTGCCGGTGAGGTCGGCGGTGACGGTGCCGCCGGGGGTGGCGGTCACGGACAGCTGGGCGGTCTGCTGGTCGGTCCCGGTGCCGGTGTAGGTGACCTCGACGGTGCAGGTGGCGTCACCGGCCAGGGCGGTGGTGCAGGTGTTGGTGGTGATGGTGAAGGCGGTGTCGCCGGTGAGGTCGACGGTCGGGACGCCGGTGGGGGTGTCGCCGTCGTTGGTGATGGTGAAGGTGTGCTGGCTGGCGGCGCCGGTGTAGCCGTAGTCGTAGGCGGTGTCGTCGATGGACAGTGCGGGTTCGGTCTGTCCGAGGCCGGTCAGGTCCGAGGTGGTGGTGGCGCCGGGGGTGGCCGAGGCGGTGAGCGAGGCGGTGGCCTCACCGGCGGCGGTGGGGGCGAACAGGACGTCGATCGAGCAGGACGCACCGGCGGGCAGGGCGGCGGTGCAGGCGTTGTCGTCGATGGTGAACTGCGCGGCGTCATCCCCGGTCAGGGCGATGGTGGGGGTGCCGGTGGTGACGTCACCGTCGTTGGTCAGGGTGAAGGTCCGGGCCTCGGACTGCTGGCCGATCACGGTAGCGGGCAGGGCGGCCGTGGCGGGGTCGAGGCTGAGCTCGGCGGGGGCCAGGCCGGTGCCGGCCAGTTCGGCGGTCGTGGTGCCGCCGGGGGTGGCGCTCACGGTGAGGTCGGTGGTGGCCGCGCCACGGGTGGTGGGGGTGAAGGTGGCGGTCACGGTGCACGTCGCACCGGGGGCCAGGGCGGCGGTGCAGGTGGTGGTGGTGACGTTGAACTCGGTGGAGCCGCCCAGGGAGACCACCGGGACGCCGGAGGGCAGGTTGCCGGTGTTGGTCACGGTGAAGGTGACCGGCTCGGAGGTGGCATCGAGGAGGGTGTCGTCGTACAGGGCGCTGTCGGGGCTGATGCTCAGCGTGGCGGCGCCCAGGCCGGTGCCGGTCAGGCCGATCGAGGCGATCCCGCCGCGGGGGCTGGAGGCGATCAGGTTGCTGGCGGCCTCACCGGGGGTGGTGGGGGCGTAGGTGACCTTGACCCGGCAGGAGTCGCCGGGGTCCAGGGAGGACCCGCAGGTCGAGGACTGCGCGGTGAAGGCGGGGTCGCCGTTGAAGGACACGGTGACGGTGCCGGAGGTGGCGTGGCCGCGGTTGGTGATGGTGACCTCCTTGGTCGAGGTCTCACCGACCGGGACCTGACCGAAGGCCAGGGTGCTGGGGGAGGCGGCCAGACGGGCGGCGCCGATGGTGATGCTGGGGCTGGAGTCGCGGCACGACTGGGACCCGATGGGGCCCAGGCAGGCGCGTAGTGCGTAGCGTCCGGCGGGCACGCGCAGCGGTGCGGTGGTGGTGTCACGCACGGTGGCGCTCTTGGACGGGGCCAGGGAACCCACGCTGGTCGTGGCCAGTCCGTAGGTCGTGGTGCCGTCGGTGAGGTAGAGCCGGACCGAGCGGGTCGGCTGGCGTACGCCGCTGACGTTCTTGACCGTCACGCTGGACTTGACCGTCGTGCCGGTGGTGGTCGCGGTGCTGGTGGCGTAGGCCGCGGTCACCCGCAGCTGGTAGGTCGGCTGGGGGTCGGCGGGCATGGCCTGCGCACCTGGTGCGAGGACCGCGTTACCGGCCACGAGGAGGGTCAGAGCAAGAAGGGCGAACAGGCCCTGGGAGAGGCGACTACGGCGCGGTCGTGCGGAGGGAGGTGGCGGGGTCATAGCAGGATGGGAGCACGGATTCGAAGGCCCCGCTGACGTTTCGGCAATTTTTGTGTCGAATGGGTCAGACCGGGCAATTTTCGTGTCTTGGTGCCCGGTCTCGGGTGAGCCAGACCAGTCCAGCGGCCTGGACATCTACGCGTCCTACGCCTCGTCCGCCGCGTCCGCCTCGACCGGCCGTAGGTCGGGCCGCTTGCAGACCGCCCTCGCACGGGGAGGGGCGTGGCGGTGCACGACCTGCCCGGTGAGCCAGGGGCCGAGGAACGTGCGGGCCCAGCCGAGCTCACCCAGCACCAGGCGCACCGGGCCCAGCCGGGACGGATCGACCTCGGCCCACCGCTCGTCGCTGCCCGGGACGTCGAGGAGCCACGCCATCCCCTCGGCGACGCGTCGGTGGCCCTCGGCGGAGCCGTGGATGCGGTCGTGGCTCCACAGCTCGCGGGCCGCCCCCAGGGGCTGTCCGGCCAGCTCGAGCGTGGGCACGTCGTAGCGCTGGTGCAGCGCGCGCAACCGGTCGTGGAACACCCGCTGGCGACCGGCCAGCCACCCCATGGCCGGCAGCATCTTGGCGATGTCGGGGTTGGTCATCGACACCACGTGAGCGCCGGACTCCTGCAGCCCCGCGATCGTCGTCTCGATGTCGGCGAGCGTGGCCGTGACGTCGTAGTCGTGGCGGAGCAGGTCGTTCATGCCCACCGCGACGCTGGCGAGGTCGGGGGAGAGGTCGATCGCCCGGGGCAGCTGCACCTCGCGCACGTGACGTGCCCGGCACCCACGCACCGCCAGGTTGGCGTAGTGCAGACCCGGACTGGTGGTCCCGGCGAGCCGGGCGGCGAGCCGGTCGGCCCAGCCGCGGGGAGTCCCGTCCGGCGCCAGGTCGTTGAGGCCCTCGGTCTGGCTGTCGCCCAGGGCGACGTACCGGGACCAGGACGCCATCCTCGGACCGTACTCCGTGCCGTCCTCCGCGCCGCCCGGGAGGCGTCGGCCACCAACCTGTCCTAGTGTGACCCGGTGCCCCGTGACCTGACCGTGATCGTCCTGGCTGCCGGTGGCGGCACCCGCATGAAGTCCAAGACGATGAAGGTGCTCCACCCGGTCGGTGGCCGCAGCATGGTCGGCCACGTGCTCCACGCCGTCCTGGCGACCGACCCGAACCGCATCGTGGCGGTCGTCGGCCACCAGCGCGAGCAGGTCGGCCCCCACATCCAGCAGCTCGTGCCCGACGCGGTGCTCGCGGTCCAGGAGGAGCAGCTCGGCACCGGTCATGCGGTGCGGGTCGCGATGGACGTCGTCGGCGCCTCCGGGCAGACGACCGGCACCGTCGTCGTCGCCACCGGCGACACCCCGCTGCTCACGGGCGACACCCTGCGCGAGTTCGTCCACGAGCACCTCGCCTCCCAGGCCGCGGTGAGCATCCTCAGCGGCGTGGTGGACAACCCGTTCGGCCTGGGTCGCGTGGTGCGCAACGACGAGGGCGACGTCCTGGCGATCGTGGAGGAGAAGGACGCCTCCGACGTGACCCGCGAGATCCACGAGATCAACTCCGGCATCCTCGCCTTCGACGCCGCGTTCCTGACCGATGCGCTCCCGCGCATCGGCAACGACAACGCCAAGGGCGAGTTCTACCTCACCGACGCCATCGGCCTGGCCCGCGGCGACGGGCTGACCGTCAGCGCCCACCCGACCGACGACGTGGTGCAGACCGAGGGGGTCAACGACCGCGCGCAGCTGGCACGCGCCGGCGCCGAGCTCAACCGCCGCATCGTCGAGCGCTGGATGCGCGCCGGCGTCAGCGTGATGGACCCCGCCACCACCTGGATCGACGCCGACGTCGTGCTGGCCGAGGACGTCACCATCCTGCCCGGCACCCAGCTGCTCGGCGCGACCGTCGTCGGCGAGGACGCCGTCGTGGGGCCCGACACGACGCTCAAGGACACCGAGGTCGGGGCCGGGGCGCGCGTCGTACGCACGCACGGCGAGCTCGCCGTCATCGGCGCGGGTGCCACCGTGGGGCCCTGGTCCTACCTGCGCCCCGGCACCCGGCTCGGCGCGCGGGGCAAGATCGGCGCGTTCGTCGAGACCAAGAACGCCGTCATCGGCGAGGGCGCCAAGGTGCCCCACCTGTCCTACGTCGGCGACGCCGAGATCGGCGAGGGCGCCAACATCGGGGCCGGCACGATCTTCGCCAACTACGACGGCGTCGCCAAGCACCGCACGACCGTCGGTCGCCACGCCAAGACCGGTTCCAACAACACCTTCGTCGCCCCGGTCGCCATCGGCGACGGCGCCGGCACCGGCGCGGGCACCGTCGTACGCCGCGACGTGCCGCCGGGAGCGCTGGCGGTCAGCGCCGGTCCCCAGCGCGACCTCGAGGGCTGGACCCTCGCCCGACGTCCCGGTACCGACCAGGCGTCGGCCGCCGCCGAGGCCCTGGCAGAATCGCCCGCGGCGGTCGACCATGCGGACGATCCGACCGACGACTGAGGAGTCTCCCGTGACGGGCATCCAGAAGACCACCGAGAAGAACCTCATGGTCTTCAGCGGCCGGGCCCACCCGGCGCTGGCCCAGGACGTGTCCGAGATCCTCGGCACCCCGCTGGTGCCGACGTCGGCCTACGACTTCGCCAACGGCGAGATCTACGTGCGCTACGAGGAGTCGGTGCGCGGCTGCGACGCGTTCGTCATCCAGAGCCACACCGCGCCCATCAACACCTGGCTGATGGAGCACCTGCTCATGGTCGACGCGCTCAAGCGTGCCTCGGCCAAGCGGATCACCGTCGTCATGCCGTTCTGGGGCTACAGCCGCCAGGACAAGAAGCACCGTGGTCGTGAGCCGATCTCGGCGCGGCTGGTGGCCGACATGTTCAAGACCGCCGGTGCCGACCGCATCATCACCGTCGACATGCACGCCGACCAGCTGCAGGGCTTCTTCGACGGCCCCGTCGACCACCTGATGGCACTGCCGCTGCTCACCGACTACATCAAGGCCCAGTACGGCGGCCAGCAGCTCGCGATCGTCTCGCCCGACGCCGGGCGCATCAAGGTCGCCGAGCGCTGGTCGGCCCGCCTGGGCGGTGTGCCCCTGGCCTTCATCCACAAGAGCCGTCGCCTCGACCGTCCCAACGAGGTCGTCGCCAACCGGGTCGTCGGTGACGTCAAGGGCCGGATGTGCGTGCTGACCGACGACATGATCGACACCGGCGGCACCATCACCAAGGCCGCCGAGGCACTGGTCGAGGAGGGCGCCGCGGGCGTCGTCATCGCCGCGACCCACGCGATCCTCTCCGGGCCCGCCGTCGACCGGCTCAAGAACTCCCCGGCCGTCGAGGTCATCGTCACCAACACGCTGCCGATCGCCCCCGAGGCCGAGTTCGACAAGCTGACGACGCTGTCGATCGCGCCGCTGGTCGCGCGCGCCATCCGCGAGGTCTTCGAGGACGGCTCGGTCACCTCGATGTTCGACGGTCACGCATAGACACACCGCGAGGAACGAGCGGGGTGTCGCGAGGCGGGAGATCGAGCAAGCCCCGCGACCGAGGAACGAGGTCGCGACGGGCGCGTCGAGATCACCGCAGGCACAGGTCGACCTGAGCTGCACCTGCGGGGGTCTCGACTCGGACTCGCTGGCGCTCGCCCGGCTCGACCACCGTGGGAGGCGCGCTCCGGGGACACCCCGGTGGGTGGCGATCCGGCTCGACCACCGGTCCGGTCAGCCCCGGTCGTCGAGGGCGTCCTCCCAGTCCCGCCTGAGGATCGTGTTGGTGACGGCCGGCACCGCGGCACGCACGTCGGCCAGCTGGTCGGCGTCGAGCGGCACGGCCGGGAACGCCCGGCCCACGGCCTGCGCGAACGCCTGTCCGCGCTCGGCCAGCGCGGGTGCCTCGGCCAGGTAGCGGGCGACGTACGGCGCCACGAGGGCGGCCTGCTCGGGCTGCCACAGCCCGCCGGTGAGGGCCTCGAAGCGCCGGTTGGAGACACCGGCGTCGGTGGCCGCGGCCCAGGCGTCGGCCTTGGCCTGCGCGGTCGGTCGGGCGGCCAGCGCCCGGGCTGCGCCGATCTCACCGTCGACGGTGCCGTCACGACGACGCTCGCCCTCGACGTACGCCGCGTCCGCGGCGCCGATCGCGGCGAGCCGGGTCACGACCCGCCAGCGCAGCCCGGCGTACCACTCGAGCCCGTCGACCCCGTCGGCGTCGAGCCAGGACTCCAGCAGGGCCGCGTCACGCGAGGTCGACGCGAGGCCCTCGACGAACACCAGGCGGAGCTCGTCGTCGCCCGCCGCGGCGAGGCCGCGGGCGAACGCCGCGGAGAGGGACGCCACGGCGTCGCCGACGTCGGCCGCCGCGACCCGCTCGGGCAGGACCGAGCCGAGGGTCCGGGTGGCGACCGAGCCGACGATCATCGGGTGCGGCTCGACCGGGAGGTGGCGCGCCACCAGGTCGAGGTAGTCGTGGGAGGCGAGCCGCCGGGTGCGGACCGCCTCGAACCACTGGCCCCACACCACCGCGCGGGCCAACGGGTCGTCGAGCCGGGGGAGCCGGTCGGCGAACGCCGCGAGCGAGAGGTCGTCGAGCGCCACCTGGGCGTAGGTCTGGCTGCGGGCGTTGGGCAGCACGATCCGCCCGCGCAGCTCGGGCAGCCGCACCGGCTCGTCGCCGAGGTCGACGAGGTGTCCGCCCGCCGGGCTCAGCGCGTCGTCGTACGACGCCACCCAGAAGCGGTGGGGACGCGACCCGTCGCGGTGCAGCACCGGGGTGCCGTCGGCCTCGCGCTCGACGCGCACGGTGTCGAAACCGGTGGTGCGCAGCCAGGCGTCGGCCCAGCCCACCGCGTCCCGGTCGGAGACGGCGTCCAGCGCGGCGACGAAGTCGGTCAGTCGCGTGTTGCCGAACCGGTGCTGCGACAGGTAGGCGTTGACCCCGGCCAGGAAGGTCTCGTCGCCGAGCCAGGTGACCAGCTGGCGCAGGCTCGAGCCGCCCTTGGCGTAGCTGATCATGTCGAAGTTGGTGGCCGCGGCGTCCACGTCGGGCACGTCCTCGGCCTCCGGGGCGACCGGGTGGGTGGAGCGCCGGGCGTCGGCCCGATAGGCGTTGACCTTGCGGGCGGTCTCAAAGGCGACGAGCAGGTCGTGGTGGCCCACCGCGTCTCCGGCGACGCGGACGCCCATGTAGTCGGCGAACGACTCCTGCAGCCAGGTGTCCTCCCACCACGTCATGGTCACCAGGTCGCCGAACCACATGTGCGCCATCTCGTGGGCGATCGTCGACGCGCGGGCGGCCCGGAGCCGGTCGGTGAGCCGGCCACGGGGGAGGTACTCGTCGCGGTAGGTCACGCACCCGGGCGTCTCGAGCGCCCCCCAGTTCTGGCCGGGGACGAAGGCCTGGTCGTAGGAGTCGAACGGCATCGGCTCGTCGAACAGCGACGCGTAGTGGTCGAAGCACCTCTCGGTCGTGCTCCGCAGCTCGTCGAAGTCGCGGTCGAGCTCGTCGGCGAGCGACGCGCGCGCATGCCAGCCGAACGGCAGGCCGGCGTGCTCCCAGGTGCGGCTGTGCCACGGGCCGGCGCAGACCACGAACATCGCGGTCGGGATGGGCAGGGTGGTGGCGAACTCCCAGTGGCCGTCGTGCTGGTGGTGGACGCGTCCGTTGGCCAGGACCGTCCAGGCGGGGTCGGCGGTCACCTCGAGGTCCACGAGCGCCTTGAGGTCGTTCTGGTCGAAGCAGGGGAAGACCTTCTGTGCCACGTCCATGCCGAGGTACGCCGCGACGTAGGTCTCGCCGTCGGCCGGGTCGGTGAACGTGTGCATCCCGTCGCCGTCGGTCACGTAGGGCATCCGGGCCGTCACCACGACCCGTCGCGGGCAGACGTCCCCCGGCTGGTGCTCCGGGTGACGGCAGCGGTCCACCCCGGACAGGTGGAGGCGCTTGCCGTCGTACGACCACCCGACCCCGGGGTCGGCGTCGACCTCGAGGCCGACCGCGTCGGTGACCTCGAGGAACGTCGTCTCCTCCGAGCACTGGAACGTGACCTGGCACCTCAGGCCGTAGGTCCCCTGGCTGGGGTCGGTCAGGTCGAGCGCCAGGGCGTAGTGGACGTCGCTGACGGCAGCGGCACGGGCTCGGGCTTCGGCAAGGGTCAGGCTCACCCCCTCACCCTAGGGAGGCGTCGAGCAGCGGCCGCGCTCGATTGGCTGCGCTCGTACGTCGTCCCGTAAGGTTCACGAGTTGCCTCGGCGAGGGAGCTCACGCTCCGTGATCGACAGGGCCGGCCGTCCAGCCGAACTGACCAGGACGCCGCGCTGTCGCGCGGCGTTCGTTGCTTTTCGACCACCGCTCTCGCCGGGCCCGCCGACCCACACCACGAGGAGACCAGCATGTCCGACACCGAGAAGATCCAGGCCGAGAGCCGCACCGAGTTCGGCAAGGGTGCGGCCCGCCGCATCCGCCGCGACCACAAGATCCCCGCCGTGATCTACGGCCACGGCAACGACCCCGTCCACGTGACGCTCCCGGGCCACGTCACGACGCTCGCGCTCAAGCGCGGTGGCGCCAACTCCCTCCTCGAGCTCGACATCGACGGCTCCGCGCAGCTCGCGCTCACCAAGCAGATCCAGGTGGACCCCATCCGCCGGGTCATCGAGCACATCGACTTCGTCGCCGTCCGCAAGGGCGAGAAGGTCACCGTCGACGTCGCGATCAACCTCGTCGGCGAGGCCGGCCCCGACACGCTCGTCGTGCTCGAGAACCCGACCGTGCAGGTCGAGGCCGAGGCCACCACGATCCCCGAGCAGATCGACCTCGACATCGAGGGTCTGGCCGCCGGCACCCAGATCCTGGCCTCCGAGCTGTCCCTCCCGGCCGGCACCACCCTGCTGGTCGATGGCGAGACCCTCGTCGTCAACGTCACCGAGCAGATCAGCGCCGAGGCCCTCGAGGCCGAGCTGGAGGAGGCCGAGGCCGAGGCCGGCATCGAGCGCGAGGTCTCCGACGAGGAGATCGGCGACGCCCAGGTCGAGGCCGCCGCCATCGACAAGGCCGCCGACGAGGAGTGATCCTCCCGCGGCTCAGGTGGTTCCTGGGCCGGTTGATCTCACCGGTTCGCGCCGCTGACCCCTTCGGTCGGCGGCGCGACCCCGACCAGGAGTCCGACATGTCCGACGTGTGGCTCGTCGTCGGGCTCGGCAACCCCGGGCCCGGCTACGCCGGCAACCGGCACAACATCGGCTACCTGGTCGTCGACGAGCTGGTCCGCCGCCTCGGCACCCCGCTGCGCGCCCACAAGACCGGGCGCGCCGAGGTCGCCGAGGCGCGGCTCGGTACGCCGGGCAGCGACGGCCCGCGGCTGGTCCTCGCCCGGCCCCGGTCCTACATGAACGAGGTCGGCGGTCCGGTCAAGGCGCTGGCCACCTTCTACAAGATCGAGCCGTCCCGGATCGTCGTGATCCACGACGAGCTCGACATCGACTTCGGCACCCTGCGCACCAAGCTGGGCGGTGGCGACAACGGCCACAACGGTCTGAAGTCGCTGCGCTCGTCGTTCGGCACCGGCGACTTCTACCGGGTCCGCGCCGGCATCGGGCGCCCGTCAGGGCGCCAGGACGTCGCCGACTTCGTGCTCTCCGACTACTCCGGCGTCGAGCGCAAGGAGCTCCCGTTCCAGGTCGACTCCGCTGCCGACGCCGTCGAGTCGCTGGTCCTCCAGGGTCTCGACAAGACCCAGCAGAAGTTCAACTCCTGAGCCGCAGCGCCAGCTCCTCGATCCGCAGCGGCGAGCCCTCGCGCAGCGGCTCCCAGGCGCCGGTCGGCACGAACCCCCGGGCGACGTAGAGCCGGCGCGCCGCGTCGTTGCCCTGCGTGACGTGCAGCCGGACCTCGTCGTACGCCGGCCCGGGGCGCCGTGGCTCGCGGCACCACGCCACCAGGTCGTCGAGCACTGCGGCGCCGATGCCGCGCCCCCGCGCCACCGGGTCGGTCCACATGCCCCATACGCACGCCGTCGGCCCGCCGTCCGGCGCGAACGCGCCACCCATGCCCAGGCCACGCTCCTCGTCGACGCCGCTGCTCCCGAGGGCGACCAGCGTGAGACCGCCGTTGTCCGCCCGGTCGCGCCAGTCGGACTCGGTCAGCCCCTCCGCGAGTGCGCGGGTCGAGCCGAACGCGTCCGGGGCGTCGGCGAGCGCCCGCAGCCGTACGTCGCGCAGCAGCCGCCAGTCGTCCGGGGTGACCCGGCGCAGCTCGAAGGTCATGGCGGCCAGCCTGGCACGGGTGACGGCGGCCGGGAGCCCTTGTCTAGGTGCGTCGGTGGAAGGTGAGGGTGCCGTCGGGATGTCGTTGCATGTCGTAGCGGTGGTCGTGGGCGAGGTGGTGGTGGTGGGGGCAGAGCAGGATGCCGTCGTCGAGGTTGGTGGGGCCGCCGTGGGTCCAGGGGGTGAGGTGGTGGGCTTCGCACCAGGCGGCGGGGATGGTGCAGCCGCTGGCGCGGCAGGTGGTGTCGCGTAGTGCCATGGCTTTGCGTTGGTGGCGGTTGTAGAGGCGTTGGCTGCGGCCCAGGTCGAGGATGTGGGAGTCGCCGTCGAGGACGGCGGGGACGAGGTGGGCGGTGCAGGCCAGGCGGCGGGCGTGGGCCGCGGTGATGGGTTGGTCGCCGATCAGGGCGACGCCGGGCTCGCCGAGCTGGGAGAGGAGGGTGGCCAGGTCGAGGGTGACGAT is part of the Nocardioides plantarum genome and encodes:
- a CDS encoding choice-of-anchor D domain-containing protein, which translates into the protein MPADPQPTYQLRVTAAYATSTATTTGTTVKSSVTVKNVSGVRQPTRSVRLYLTDGTTTYGLATTSVGSLAPSKSATVRDTTTAPLRVPAGRYALRACLGPIGSQSCRDSSPSITIGAARLAASPSTLAFGQVPVGETSTKEVTITNRGHATSGTVTVSFNGDPAFTAQSSTCGSSLDPGDSCRVKVTYAPTTPGEAASNLIASSPRGGIASIGLTGTGLGAATLSISPDSALYDDTLLDATSEPVTFTVTNTGNLPSGVPVVSLGGSTEFNVTTTTCTAALAPGATCTVTATFTPTTRGAATTDLTVSATPGGTTTAELAGTGLAPAELSLDPATAALPATVIGQQSEARTFTLTNDGDVTTGTPTIALTGDDAAQFTIDDNACTAALPAGASCSIDVLFAPTAAGEATASLTASATPGATTTSDLTGLGQTEPALSIDDTAYDYGYTGAASQHTFTITNDGDTPTGVPTVDLTGDTAFTITTNTCTTALAGDATCTVEVTYTGTGTDQQTAQLSVTATPGGTVTADLTGSPLALTIAPTTYNFGGIPVGDTSDPQSFTLTNHRLTAVQVDGEGTTGPFTIDDSCFTVTIPAGDTCTFTARFAPSSSGPATGSIDYFAQGAQAQVELTGTGLTPATFSLSTSTVDFGAYTPGDTGTQQVTVTNTGTQDSSTVGLAITGPDAAVFAVDSTDCPTTLAGGASCTVTLEFAPVALGDRSATLTVNGAPGATASLVGLGAPAGVTLYPATYDYGAVPVGGAAYFTFRVVNTTDNGEDMNSASSGPPFPLELNQDFTCVLIISTIQPHRWCTMTLSFKPQSVGSFNTTLTAGGTNFNTSSLLLGTGVPARGTAPSVSSPSSMPTSVALRGGKVVVRRE
- a CDS encoding SGNH/GDSL hydrolase family protein, whose protein sequence is MASWSRYVALGDSQTEGLNDLAPDGTPRGWADRLAARLAGTTSPGLHYANLAVRGCRARHVREVQLPRAIDLSPDLASVAVGMNDLLRHDYDVTATLADIETTIAGLQESGAHVVSMTNPDIAKMLPAMGWLAGRQRVFHDRLRALHQRYDVPTLELAGQPLGAARELWSHDRIHGSAEGHRRVAEGMAWLLDVPGSDERWAEVDPSRLGPVRLVLGELGWARTFLGPWLTGQVVHRHAPPRARAVCKRPDLRPVEADAADEA
- the glmU gene encoding bifunctional UDP-N-acetylglucosamine diphosphorylase/glucosamine-1-phosphate N-acetyltransferase GlmU — translated: MPRDLTVIVLAAGGGTRMKSKTMKVLHPVGGRSMVGHVLHAVLATDPNRIVAVVGHQREQVGPHIQQLVPDAVLAVQEEQLGTGHAVRVAMDVVGASGQTTGTVVVATGDTPLLTGDTLREFVHEHLASQAAVSILSGVVDNPFGLGRVVRNDEGDVLAIVEEKDASDVTREIHEINSGILAFDAAFLTDALPRIGNDNAKGEFYLTDAIGLARGDGLTVSAHPTDDVVQTEGVNDRAQLARAGAELNRRIVERWMRAGVSVMDPATTWIDADVVLAEDVTILPGTQLLGATVVGEDAVVGPDTTLKDTEVGAGARVVRTHGELAVIGAGATVGPWSYLRPGTRLGARGKIGAFVETKNAVIGEGAKVPHLSYVGDAEIGEGANIGAGTIFANYDGVAKHRTTVGRHAKTGSNNTFVAPVAIGDGAGTGAGTVVRRDVPPGALAVSAGPQRDLEGWTLARRPGTDQASAAAEALAESPAAVDHADDPTDD
- a CDS encoding ribose-phosphate diphosphokinase; its protein translation is MRTIRPTTEESPVTGIQKTTEKNLMVFSGRAHPALAQDVSEILGTPLVPTSAYDFANGEIYVRYEESVRGCDAFVIQSHTAPINTWLMEHLLMVDALKRASAKRITVVMPFWGYSRQDKKHRGREPISARLVADMFKTAGADRIITVDMHADQLQGFFDGPVDHLMALPLLTDYIKAQYGGQQLAIVSPDAGRIKVAERWSARLGGVPLAFIHKSRRLDRPNEVVANRVVGDVKGRMCVLTDDMIDTGGTITKAAEALVEEGAAGVVIAATHAILSGPAVDRLKNSPAVEVIVTNTLPIAPEAEFDKLTTLSIAPLVARAIREVFEDGSVTSMFDGHA
- the pepN gene encoding aminopeptidase N; the encoded protein is MSLTLAEARARAAAVSDVHYALALDLTDPSQGTYGLRCQVTFQCSEETTFLEVTDAVGLEVDADPGVGWSYDGKRLHLSGVDRCRHPEHQPGDVCPRRVVVTARMPYVTDGDGMHTFTDPADGETYVAAYLGMDVAQKVFPCFDQNDLKALVDLEVTADPAWTVLANGRVHHQHDGHWEFATTLPIPTAMFVVCAGPWHSRTWEHAGLPFGWHARASLADELDRDFDELRSTTERCFDHYASLFDEPMPFDSYDQAFVPGQNWGALETPGCVTYRDEYLPRGRLTDRLRAARASTIAHEMAHMWFGDLVTMTWWEDTWLQESFADYMGVRVAGDAVGHHDLLVAFETARKVNAYRADARRSTHPVAPEAEDVPDVDAAATNFDMISYAKGGSSLRQLVTWLGDETFLAGVNAYLSQHRFGNTRLTDFVAALDAVSDRDAVGWADAWLRTTGFDTVRVEREADGTPVLHRDGSRPHRFWVASYDDALSPAGGHLVDLGDEPVRLPELRGRIVLPNARSQTYAQVALDDLSLAAFADRLPRLDDPLARAVVWGQWFEAVRTRRLASHDYLDLVARHLPVEPHPMIVGSVATRTLGSVLPERVAAADVGDAVASLSAAFARGLAAAGDDELRLVFVEGLASTSRDAALLESWLDADGVDGLEWYAGLRWRVVTRLAAIGAADAAYVEGERRRDGTVDGEIGAARALAARPTAQAKADAWAAATDAGVSNRRFEALTGGLWQPEQAALVAPYVARYLAEAPALAERGQAFAQAVGRAFPAVPLDADQLADVRAAVPAVTNTILRRDWEDALDDRG
- a CDS encoding 50S ribosomal protein L25/general stress protein Ctc; translated protein: MSDTEKIQAESRTEFGKGAARRIRRDHKIPAVIYGHGNDPVHVTLPGHVTTLALKRGGANSLLELDIDGSAQLALTKQIQVDPIRRVIEHIDFVAVRKGEKVTVDVAINLVGEAGPDTLVVLENPTVQVEAEATTIPEQIDLDIEGLAAGTQILASELSLPAGTTLLVDGETLVVNVTEQISAEALEAELEEAEAEAGIEREVSDEEIGDAQVEAAAIDKAADEE
- the pth gene encoding aminoacyl-tRNA hydrolase; translation: MSDVWLVVGLGNPGPGYAGNRHNIGYLVVDELVRRLGTPLRAHKTGRAEVAEARLGTPGSDGPRLVLARPRSYMNEVGGPVKALATFYKIEPSRIVVIHDELDIDFGTLRTKLGGGDNGHNGLKSLRSSFGTGDFYRVRAGIGRPSGRQDVADFVLSDYSGVERKELPFQVDSAADAVESLVLQGLDKTQQKFNS
- a CDS encoding GNAT family N-acetyltransferase yields the protein MTFELRRVTPDDWRLLRDVRLRALADAPDAFGSTRALAEGLTESDWRDRADNGGLTLVALGSSGVDEERGLGMGGAFAPDGGPTACVWGMWTDPVARGRGIGAAVLDDLVAWCREPRRPGPAYDEVRLHVTQGNDAARRLYVARGFVPTGAWEPLREGSPLRIEELALRLRS
- a CDS encoding HNH endonuclease signature motif containing protein, giving the protein IVTLDLATLLSQLGEPGVALIGDQPITAAHARRLACTAHLVPAVLDGDSHILDLGRSQRLYNRHQRKAMALRDTTCRASGCTIPAAWCEAHHLTPWTHGGPTNLDDGILLCPHHHHLAHDHRYDMQRHPDGTLTFHRRT